In one window of Gossypium hirsutum isolate 1008001.06 chromosome A01, Gossypium_hirsutum_v2.1, whole genome shotgun sequence DNA:
- the LOC107919545 gene encoding uncharacterized protein — MIANVSPSISTRKNLDSATKSNCLDACESFYCEHRCVKIDFDIQVVWWAPILISYYVDRGHPIPNLVHTPAAKKNVEIHVLLFHHCFCFLGKSLNPVFCVDIDLKK, encoded by the exons atgataGCTAACGTATCACCCTCGATTTCAACTCGTAAGAATCTAGACTCTGCCACCAAATCTAATTGCCTGGACGCATGCGAGAGCTTCTACTGTGAACACCGTTG CGTCAAAATTGATTTTGACATTCAAGTCGTCTGGTGGGCTCCAATTCTCATTAGCTACTATGTTGACAG GGGGCATCCAATTCCTAACCTTGTCCATACACCTGCtgcaaaaaaaaatgttgaaatacaTGTTCTCTTGTTTCATCACTGTTTCTGCTTCTTGGGCAAATCGCTGAATCCCGTATTCTGCGTTGATATAGATTTGAAAAAGTAG
- the LOC107919083 gene encoding uncharacterized protein: protein MADALATLAFMIKSNKKEDVRPIQMSISEVPDHFCNIEEEEKDDHPWYQDILRYVRNREYLEQAIENEKRTLRRLACEYVLDGDILYKRRKDQVILRCVDSVEARQILEEVHEEIKLDKAEWIQSRYDQLNLIEEKRLRAIHHG, encoded by the exons atggcgGACGCTTTGGCAACATTGGCTTTcatgattaaatcaaataaaaaagagGATGTGAGACCAATTCAGATGAGTATTTCTGAGGTTCCAGATCATTTTTGTAACATTgaagaagaggaaaaggatgaccatccttggtatcaagatatattacggTATGTGAGAAACCGTGAATATCTTGAGCAGGCAATTGAGAATGAAAAAAGAACCTTAAGGAGGTTAGCCTGCGAATATGTACTAGATGGGGACATCCtctataaaagaaggaaagatcagGTGATTTTAAGATGTGTCGACTCTGTGGAAGCTAgacaaatcttggaagaagtacaTGAAG aGATAAAGCTGGATAAAGCAGAGTGGATTCAATCACGGTATGATCAactgaatttgattgaagaaaagaggttaaGGGCTATTCATCATGGttag